Within Xanthomonas oryzae pv. oryzae, the genomic segment CCAGTGCCGAGCAGTTGTTCGCACGCGCGCAGCATTGCGGCTACAGCGCCTTGGCCATCACCGACGAATGCTCGCTGGCCGGCATCGTGCGTGGCCTGGAAGCCTCGCGCGTCACCGGCGTGCGACTGATCGTCGGCAGCGAATTTACCTTGATCGATGGCACCCGCTTCGTGCTGCTGGTGGAAAACGCGCATGGTTACCCGCAGGTGTGCGGGCTGGTCACCACCGCGCGGCGTGCGGCAAGCAAGGGTGCCTATCGCTTGGGGCGTGCCGACGTGGAAGCGCAGTTTCGCGATGTGGCACCGGGCGTATTTGCGTTGTGGCTGCCCGGCGTGCAGCCGCAGGCAGAGCAGGGCGCCTGGTTGCAACAGGTGTTCGGCGAGCGTGCATTTCTGGCAGTGGAATTGCATCGCGAACAGGACGATGGCGCCCGCCTGCAGGTGCTGCAAGCGCTGGCGCAGCAACTGGGCATGACCGCGGTGGCCAGCGGCGATGTGCATATGGCGCAGCGTCGCGAGCGGATCGTGCAGGACACCTTGACTGCCATCCGCCACACGCTGCCGCTGGCCGAGTGCGGCGCGCATCTGTTTCGCAATGGTGAGCGCCATCTGCGCACCCGGCGCGCCCTGGGTAACATCTATCCCGATGCGTTGTTGCAGGCCGCGGTGGCGTTGGCGCAGCGCTGCACCTTCGATATTTCCAAGATCAGCTATACCTATCCCAGAGAGCTGGTGCCGGAAGGCCATACACCCACCAGCTATCTACGCCAGCTCACCGAAGCCGGCATCCGCAAGCGCTGGCCGGGCGGCATCACGGCAAAGGTGCGCGAGGACATCGAAAAAGAGCTGGCGCTGATCGCGCTCAAGAAGTACGAAGCGTTCTTCCTCACTGTGCAAGATGTGGTGCGCTTCGCACGCGAGCAGAACATTCTCTGCCAGGGCCGTGGCTCATCGGCCAATTCGGCGGTGTGTTATGCGTTGGGCATCACGGCGGTCAACCCGGATGAAACGCGCCTGTTGATGGCGCGCTTTCTGTCCGAAAAACGCGACGAGCCGCCGGACATCGACGTGGACTTCGAGCACGAACGTCGCGAGGAAGTGCTGCAGTACGTCTACAGAAAATACGGGCGCGAACGCGCAGCGCTGGCGGCGACGGTGATCTGCTATCGCGGCAAGAGCGCGGTGCGCGACGTGGCCAAGGCGTTCGGCCTACCGCCGGACCAGATTGCGTTGCTGGCCAATTGCTACGGCTGGGGCAATGGCGAAACGCCGATGGAACAGCGCATCGAAGAAGCCGGGTTCGATCTGGCCAACCCGCTGATCAACAAGATCTTGCTTGTGACAGAACACCTGCGTGACCACCCGCGGCATCTGTCCCAGCATGTCGGCGGCTTCGTCATCTCCGACGAGCCGTTGTCGCTGCTGGTGCCGGTGGAAAACGCTGCGATGGCCGACCGCACCATCATCCAGTGGGACAAGGACGATCTGGAAACCATGAAGCTGCTCAAGGTCGATTGCCTGGCGCTGGGCATGCTGACCTGCATCCGCAAGACGCTGGACCTGGTGCGCGGCCACCGCGGGCGCGACTACAGCATCGCCACCTTGCCGGGTGAGGATCTCCCAACCTACAAGATGATCCAGCGCGCAGACACCGTCGGCGTCTTCCAGATCGAATCGCGTGCGCAGATGGCGATGCTGCCGCGGCTCAAACCTGCAGAGTTCTACGACCTGGTCATCGAAGTGGCGATCGTGCGGCCCGGCCCGATCCAGGGCGACATGGTGCACCCATATCTGCGCAGGCGGCAGGGCCGCGAAGACGTGAGCTATCCGTCGCCGGCGGTTGAAGACATCCTCAAACCAACATTGGGCGTGCCGTTGTTTCAGGAGCAGGTGATGGAGCTGCTGATGCATGCCGCCGATTACACCGAAAGCGAAGCAGACAACTTGCGTCGCTCGATGGCGGCATGGCGGCGCGGCGGCGACATGGAGCAGCATCGCACGCGTGTGCGCGAACGCATGCAGGGCAAAGGCTACGCCTCCACCTTCATCGACCAGATCTTCGAGCAGATCAAGGGCTTCGGTTCCTACGGGTTTCCGCAGAGCCACGCCGCCTCGTTCGCCAAGCTCGTCTATGCCAGCTGTTGGCTCAAACGCCACGAACCGGCCGCATTCGCCTGCGGGCTGCTCAACGCACAGCCGATGGGCTTTTATTCGGCCAGCCAGATCGTGCAGGACGCGCGCCGCGGCAGCCCCGAGCGCGAACGTGTGGAGGTGTTGCCGGTCGATGTGGTGCACAGCGACTGGGACAACACCCTGGTCGGCGGCCGGCCGTGGCGCAGCGCTGCCGATCCCGGCGAACAGCCGGCGATCCGGCTGGGCATGCGGCAGGTCGCTGGATTATCGGACGTGGTGGCGCAGCGCATCGTCGCGGCACGTACGCAACGCGCCTTCGCCGATATCGGCGATCTGTGCCTGCGCGCCGCACTCGACGAAAAAGCGCGCCTGGCCCTGGCCGAAGCCGGTGCCTTACAAGGCATGGTGGGCAACCGCAACGCCGCGCGCTGGGCAATGGCCGGCGTAGAGGCACGTCGCCCGCTGTTGCCAGGTAGCCCGGAAGAGCGCCCGGTGGCGTTCGAAGCACCGCACGCGGGCGAAGAAATCCTCGCCGATTACCGCTCGGTCGGCCTGAGTCTGCGCCAGCATCCGATGGCGCTGCTGCGCCCGCAGATGCGTCAGCGGCGCATCCTGGGTCTGCGCGACTTGCAGGGCCGCCCCCACGGCAGCGGCGTGCATGTCGCCGGCCTGGTCACCCAGCGCCAGCGTCCGGCCACCGCCAAGGGCACCATCTTCGTCACCCTGGAAGACGAGCACGGCATGATCAACGTCATCGTCTGGTCGCACCTGGCGCTACGTCGCCGTCGCGCGCTGTTGGAATCGCGCTTGCTCGCGGTGCGCGGCCGCTGGGAACGCGTGGACGGCGTGGAGCACCTCATTGCCGGCGACCTGCACGATCTCAGCGACCTGCTCGGCGACATGCAGCTGCCGTCGCGCGATTTCCATTGATGCTTTTCGGGCTGTGGATTGCGCCTGGGTTCAATGTGCGTTCTATTGCCAACTGCTGGCTTTTCTGTCCAAATCGCCGGGTGGTGCCAAGGCCGACCGACGCAATCGATGCAGTCATGTGCCTGTAAATTGTCGAACCCGCTTGCTGCGCTGGCTGTTTCAGGCCAAGTGGCGAAGCAACGCCTGTGCAACGCAGCCACACGCGTGAGTGACTGCATCTGCCCGCCGGTCACTGGCAGCAAACCAGTCTGTGCTACACCATGCACATCCGCGCGGCCGCGCTGGCTTGTCTTTCACCCAAGAGGCGATCATGAAGTTGGAGGCGTTGTTCGACAAGTTGCACACCTTGCCCACCGTGCCCAAGGTGGCGCAGGACCTGATCCGTCAATTCGACGATCCGCAGACCGATATCGATACGCTGGCGCACAGCATCGAGCGCGATCCGGTGATTGCCGCCAAAGTGTTGCGGCTGGCCAATTCGGCGCGCTTCCATGGCCTGCGCGATTCCACCAGCGTGGAAGACGCGGCCATGCGGTTGGGCTTCAATACCCTACGCACGCTGGTGCTGGCCTCGGCGATGACCGGCGCGTTTCGTGCCGGGCCAAGCTTCAATCTCAAGGCGTTCTGGCGGCACAGTTTCGAGGTCGCCGGCATCTGCCGCCTGTTGGCGCGTCAGCATGGGCTGGACCCGGAGACCGCCTTCACCTGCGGGATGATGCACAACATCGGCGAGCTCCTGATCCAGTCCGGTGCGCCGGAATACGCCAGCCGCATCAATCACGACACCTCCTCTGCCGGTCATGCGGCCGAAGAAACCCTGCAGCTGGGTTTCGGCTACCCGGAAGTCGGTGCAGAGCTGGTGCGTCGCTGGCAGTTGCCGGTGGTG encodes:
- a CDS encoding error-prone DNA polymerase, giving the protein MSWDDAIEGVDRDTPGGRMPRAWNVAARLRAANDDISHAHVADGVPTYAELHCLSDFSFLRGASSAEQLFARAQHCGYSALAITDECSLAGIVRGLEASRVTGVRLIVGSEFTLIDGTRFVLLVENAHGYPQVCGLVTTARRAASKGAYRLGRADVEAQFRDVAPGVFALWLPGVQPQAEQGAWLQQVFGERAFLAVELHREQDDGARLQVLQALAQQLGMTAVASGDVHMAQRRERIVQDTLTAIRHTLPLAECGAHLFRNGERHLRTRRALGNIYPDALLQAAVALAQRCTFDISKISYTYPRELVPEGHTPTSYLRQLTEAGIRKRWPGGITAKVREDIEKELALIALKKYEAFFLTVQDVVRFAREQNILCQGRGSSANSAVCYALGITAVNPDETRLLMARFLSEKRDEPPDIDVDFEHERREEVLQYVYRKYGRERAALAATVICYRGKSAVRDVAKAFGLPPDQIALLANCYGWGNGETPMEQRIEEAGFDLANPLINKILLVTEHLRDHPRHLSQHVGGFVISDEPLSLLVPVENAAMADRTIIQWDKDDLETMKLLKVDCLALGMLTCIRKTLDLVRGHRGRDYSIATLPGEDLPTYKMIQRADTVGVFQIESRAQMAMLPRLKPAEFYDLVIEVAIVRPGPIQGDMVHPYLRRRQGREDVSYPSPAVEDILKPTLGVPLFQEQVMELLMHAADYTESEADNLRRSMAAWRRGGDMEQHRTRVRERMQGKGYASTFIDQIFEQIKGFGSYGFPQSHAASFAKLVYASCWLKRHEPAAFACGLLNAQPMGFYSASQIVQDARRGSPERERVEVLPVDVVHSDWDNTLVGGRPWRSAADPGEQPAIRLGMRQVAGLSDVVAQRIVAARTQRAFADIGDLCLRAALDEKARLALAEAGALQGMVGNRNAARWAMAGVEARRPLLPGSPEERPVAFEAPHAGEEILADYRSVGLSLRQHPMALLRPQMRQRRILGLRDLQGRPHGSGVHVAGLVTQRQRPATAKGTIFVTLEDEHGMINVIVWSHLALRRRRALLESRLLAVRGRWERVDGVEHLIAGDLHDLSDLLGDMQLPSRDFH
- a CDS encoding HDOD domain-containing protein — its product is MKLEALFDKLHTLPTVPKVAQDLIRQFDDPQTDIDTLAHSIERDPVIAAKVLRLANSARFHGLRDSTSVEDAAMRLGFNTLRTLVLASAMTGAFRAGPSFNLKAFWRHSFEVAGICRLLARQHGLDPETAFTCGMMHNIGELLIQSGAPEYASRINHDTSSAGHAAEETLQLGFGYPEVGAELVRRWQLPVVIQQAIAYQVRPAAAPEGARMPLLVAQAVQVSDALHVHGGADAAALEAVRGPLMDGVDLQALFAVLPDVIEADRAFAELLH